The segment CTTCATAGAATCCTATTTTGGGAATAACAAATGATATTTCTTTATCAGTTTCCTTAAATTCTATTTTCTTGTTTGACCATAGCGCTTTTACCTCCTTAGCGGAGAATGTCTTATGTATTCTAACCCCTAAATTATATACAGGGATTATTTGCTCGAAGGGTCTGCTCATCTCACCGGTAAAATTGACAAAGTGTAGTATTAAGCGGTTCCCTTGGCTTCTAACAGTTACCTCAAGTGTTTGTGGGGCATTTTCTAAATCTATGAAGCATGCGCTCCTTTTTAGGCGAACAGCATTCGATAAAATAAGCCTGTACTCTCTTAGCCTATGGATCCAGTAACCGACATCAAACGCCCCCGCCATATATATCAAGGCTCCTTCATAGTACTTCCTCACAGTTATCGCCGGATACCTGCTTAATGGCTGAAGCTCTACATATCTTCCAGGTGCCTTCTCTCTGAACATGGCAATACATTCCGCATCCACTACGTGAGATGCGGCTCCTAAGCTCGGCGCCGGGATATCGTCAAGGGATATGCCCTCCAATATGGGGTGTGGTCTTTTCAAGTGGACATAATCCCATTGGAAGGGCCCCAGAATTCTTCCTGCAGATTTAACGCCAAGGCAATCGCAGAGGGCGTAATCATCTCTTCTGAACCCACTCTCATCGTATAGTGATGTTTCAAATGTGGCTACAACGTTTCCACCTTTCGCTAGGAACTTTCTAATTTCATCAGCTCCTTTATCAGAAAGGCATGCAACATTAGGTAGCACTATAACTTCATATTTCTCCGGAATGCCTTCCTCTATAGTTATGTCGTCTATTACATCAAAAGGTATGTGAGACCTGAAAAGTGCCTCATAAAAGCCATAAAAGGCATCGGAAAAGTTTCTTACCATATCCGCTCTACTTACTTTTGATCCTGGTGGGAGAAAATCTATTTCAGGAATCTCCGAGCCGTAAAAGTCCGCTGTTCTATTTGACCAGACTAATCCTACTCTGGCAGCCGAGATTGTTCCCTCATAGCAGTCTTCATGCTCTTCAATGAACCTCATTACTTCAGCGGCAGCGTCAATATTCCTCTGAACAGAGTACCAAGGGTTAGCTCCATTAGCAACAGTCTCAGCTATTAGAAGCCGAATTTCGCTCTCAGTTAAAGGATACTTATCCCAAGGTTTATGATCACCGGCAATAAATACTACCGTAGGAATTCCTCTGCCCTGAGTC is part of the Candidatus Bathyarchaeia archaeon genome and harbors:
- a CDS encoding beta-galactosidase trimerization domain-containing protein, translated to MKSDEWWRKSLRFISGEPQYESRERDPAKIVRVKRSLGFNAEHIGVGGKLHELYPEEPEFFQRYLDEAHKIGFRVIVYFNVHAYEPEFLKEHPDWIQKRWDGSYVNDLYGFRVGPCVNSPYREWAFNQTRRLAKSFEIDGIFLDGPCYYPGACYCKYCIEKFRERYGTNPPGWETWKDPLWSKFLEFRYESIAEFLRDFRIALREVKPNAIIYMNANGLWPAWPNARDNRRLSMHQNLLGAEGGFIFYVRPSEVPYWKAGATAKLLETQGRGIPTVVFIAGDHKPWDKYPLTESEIRLLIAETVANGANPWYSVQRNIDAAAEVMRFIEEHEDCYEGTISAARVGLVWSNRTADFYGSEIPEIDFLPPGSKVSRADMVRNFSDAFYGFYEALFRSHIPFDVIDDITIEEGIPEKYEVIVLPNVACLSDKGADEIRKFLAKGGNVVATFETSLYDESGFRRDDYALCDCLGVKSAGRILGPFQWDYVHLKRPHPILEGISLDDIPAPSLGAASHVVDAECIAMFREKAPGRYVELQPLSRYPAITVRKYYEGALIYMAGAFDVGYWIHRLREYRLILSNAVRLKRSACFIDLENAPQTLEVTVRSQGNRLILHFVNFTGEMSRPFEQIIPVYNLGVRIHKTFSAKEVKALWSNKKIEFKETDKEISFVIPKIGFYEVVVIE